The following DNA comes from Thermovenabulum gondwanense.
GATTATTATGGCAAAATATGTAATGGCTTTAGATCAGGGCACAACAAGTTCAAGAGCGATTATATTCGATGAAAACGGTTCAATAATAAGTGTAGCTCAAAAAGAATTTACGCAGATTTATCCAAAGCCCGGATGGGTTGAACATGATCCAATGGAAATATGGGGTACTCAGATAGGAGTAGCAAAAGAAGCTTTAGAAAAGGCAAGACTTGTACCTGAAGACATAGCAGCAATCGGAATTACAAATCAAAGAGAAACTACCATTGTTTGGGATAAGAACACAGGAAAACCCGTTTATAATGCGATTGTATGGCAATGCAGGAGGACAGCCCCTATTTGTGACGAATTAAAAGAAAAAGGATTAGCTGAAACTATAAGGAAAAAGACCGGACTCGTAGTAGATGCATATTTTTCCGGGACAAAAATTAAGTGGATTCTTGATAATGTAGAAGGCGTTAGAGAAAAAGCTCAAAAGGGAGAAGTACTGTTTGGCAATGTAGATACATGGCTTATATGGAATTTAACGGGCGGCAAGGTTCATGTGACCGACTACTCTAATGCTTCAAGAACCATGATTTTCAATATTCATAAGCTGGATTGGGATGACGATATATTAAAGGAATTAAATATTCCTCGGGCAATGCTTCCCGAAGTTAAGCCTTCCAGCTTTGTTTACGGCTATACAGAACCTGAAGTATTTGGCGCAAAAGTGCCCATTGCAGGGGATGCAGGAGACCAGCAAGCAGCACTCTTTGGTCAGCCATGTTATAAACCCGGTATGGCAAAGAACACCTACGGAACGGGCTGCTTCATGTTGATGAATACAGGAGAAAAAGCAGTTGCATCCGAAAGCGGACTTTTGACTACTATCGCATGGGGCGTTGATGGTAAGGTAGAATATGCCTTAGAAGGAAGTATATTTATTGCAGGCGCGGTTGTACAGTGGCTAAGAGATGAGCTCAGAATTATTGATACATCTGCCCAGAGTGAAGAGTATGCTACAAAAGTGCCTGATACGAACGGAGTGTATCTGGTGCCTGCCTTTGTTGGCCTTGGAGCTCCTTACTGGGATATGTATGCAAGAGGTACAATCGTCGGCTTAACAAGAGGAGCTAAAAGGGAACACATTATCAGAGCGGCTCTTGAATCCATTGCATACCAGACGAAGGATGTTCTTGAAGCAATGCAGAAGGATTCAGGAATAAACCTTACAGCCCTTAAAGTTGACGGCGGCGCTGTCGCAAACAATTTCTTAATGCAATTCCAGGCAGATATACTTGGAGTTCCCGTAGCAAGACCCAGGGTAACTGAGACGACAGCACTTGGCGCTGCATACCTTGCAGGACTTGCAGTAGGATACTGGAATAGCATGGATGAAATAGCAAAGAAATGGCAAATTGATAGGGAATTCAAACCGGTAATGGAAGAAGAGACAAGGAATAAGTTGTATACCGGATGGAAGAAAGCTGTAAAGAGAGCTTTGGATTGGGAAAAGGAATAAGTCTAAAATTAAAGAAAAAAATATTTCAAAGAAATGTTTTTAATAGTATAATATGTAATATAAATATAGAACATACGATATAATAGTGAACGGGATGTGGTGGAGAATTGGAGAGCCACACTTTAAAAAGTGTGGCTCTTTTTACTTTTTTTAAGGGAGGTAAAAGAGATTGAAAGATGTAGTAATCATTGGCGGTGGTGTAGTTGGCACTGCAATAGCTTATGAGCTTGGGAAATATAATTTAGATGTAGTTTTACTGGAAAAAGGTGACGATGTCGCCAGTGGCACCACTAAGGCGAATAGTGCAATAATACACGCAGGTTATGATGCAAAACCGGGAACATTAAAAGCAAAATTAAATGTCAGGGGCAATTTCCTTTTTTCAAAGATATGCGAGGAATTAGATGTTCCTTTTAAAAGAATTGGCTCTTTAGTCCTTGCCTTTAATGATGAAGAAATCAAAGAGATTGAAAATCTTTTGGAGAGAGGTAAGATAAACGGGATTCCACAGATAGAGATTATTGGGAAAGAAGATATTTTAAAAATGGAACCTAATGTTAATAAAGAAGTTAAAGCAGCATTATTTGCAAAAACTGCGGGGATAATATGCCCCTATGAGCTTGCCCAAGCTTTTGGGGAAAATGCTTTTCTTAATGGAGTGGAATTTAAGTTTAATTCCCCCGTTATTGGAATAGAAAAATTAAAAGATGGATTCATAGTAAAAACAACCCATGAAGACATTCACGCGAGGTTTATAATAAATGCTGCGGGCGTTTATGCAGATGAGATAGCAAGAATGGCTAATGCAGAAGAATACAAAATAATTCCGAGAAAGGGCGAATATCTGCTCTTTGATAAGAGCGTTGGAAATATAGTTAATAAAGTTTTATTTCCAACTCCCACAAAAATTTCAAAAGGAATCTTAGTATCACCTACGGTAGATGGGAACTTTTTTATCGGTCCAAATTCTAACAATCAGGAAAGTAAAGAGGATACATCGGTAACATTGGAAGGCATAGAAGAGATAATAAAAGGAGCACAAAGGCTTGTTCCAAATATTCCTTTAAAAAGTGTAATTACATCTTTTGCAGGAATCAGGGCCGTAGCCGAAACAGATGATTTTGTTATAAATGCATCGCAAAAGGTAAAAGGGTTTATTAATGCAGGGGGAATACAGTCACCTGGCCTTTCAGCCGCTCCTGCTATAGCAGAAATGGTAATAGAAATACTAAAAGATGAAGGTCTACAGTTAAACTATAAACAAAATTATATATGCGGTAGACCTAAAAAATTTAGATTTCGCGAATTAACCAATGAACAGAGGAAAAAGTTAATTGAAGAAAATCCAGATTTTGGGCATATAGTTTGCCGTTGTGAAACCGTAACTAAGGCAGAGATTATTGATGCAATAAGAAGGCCCCTTGGCGCAAAAAGTTTGGATGCTGTAAAAAGGCGTACAAGAGCAGGGATGGGAAGATGCCAGGGAGGATTTTGCTCACCCCGTATTGCCGAAATTCTTTCCAAGGAGCTAAACATTGAACAAACTCAGGTGACAAAATTTGGGCCCGGTTCGGAAATTCTAAAAGGACGGGTAAAAGAATTTGAAATAGAAGGTGGTGGGCATCTTGCAGAATAGGGAATTAGTAATAATCGGAGGAGGACCTGCTGGCCTCTCAGCTGCTGTTGAAGCTAAAAACCAGGGGATAAAAGATGTCCTTGTAATAGACAGGGAATCAGAGCTTGGAGGCATCTTAAAGCAATGCATTCATACAGGATTTGGACTTCATATTTTTAATGAAGAGTTGACCGGGCCTGAATATGCAGAGAGATTTATACAAAAAGTTAAAGACTTAGGGATAGAATTTAAGCTTAATACTATGGTTATTGAGCTGACGGAGGATAAAAGAATAATTGCAGTAAATCCCGAAGAAGGGTTAATAGAAATACAGGCAAAAGCGGTAATTTTAGCAATGGGGTGTAGAGAAAGGACAAGGGGTGCGATAAATATTCCGGGATCTCGTCCTGCAGGAATATTTACAGCTGGTACAGCACAAAGGTATGTAAATATTGAAGGTTATATGCCCGGAAAAGAGATAGTAATATTAGGTTCGGGAGATATAGGACTGATAATGGCAAGGAGGCTTACCCTTGAAGGGGCAAAGGTTAAATGTGTTGTTGAGATAATGCCTTATTCTAATGGGTTGACAAGGAATATTGTTCAATGTTTGGAAGACTATAATATCCCTTTGATATTAAGTCATACAGTGGTGAATATACACGGGACAAAGAGGGTTGAAGGAGTAATGATTGCGAAGGTGGACGACAATTTAAAACCTATTAAAGGGACAGAACAGTTTATTTCTTGCGATACATTGCTTTTATCAGTGGGGCTTATACCTGAAAATGAGCTTTCGAAAATGGCAAAGGTAGAAATTAACGAGATTACCGGTGGGCCTATAGTAGATGAGAGCATGCAGACTTCAGTAGAAGGGATTTTTGCATGCGGTAATGTCCTGCATGTGCACGATCTGGTGGATTTTGTCACGATGGAAGCACAGCTGGCAGCTAAAGGAGCTGCTCGATATATTAAAGATGGAAAATTAAGTGCAAAAAATATAAAAATTATTCCGGATAAAAATATTAGGTATGTTATACCTAATTTTATTGATAAAGAAAACATCATCGATGGAAAACAAAAATTTTTCATGAGAAGCACTTTACCTTTTGAAAAATGTCTTTTAGTAATTGAATCGGAAAAAGGTATTATAAAAAAGAAAACTTTAAGGCATGTAAAGCCCAGTGAAATGATTAATATTGAACTAAAAAAAGAAGAAATATTGGCAGAAGAGTTTATGAAATTTTTTATTGAAGAAGGTGACTTAAATGCTTAAAGAAAAAACTGTAACATGTATTGTATGTCCTACCGGGTGCAGGATTAAGGTTACCTTTGAAGATAAAAAAATAAAAGAAATTGCCGGAAATCAATGTAAAAGAGGCTTTGACTATGCAAAAGAAGAAGTAATATCCCCTAAGAGAATGCTTACTACCACTGTTTTTTTGGAAAATGGAGAACTGCTTCCCGTTAAAACAGAAAAACCTATTCCAAAAGAATTATTATTTAAGGCAATGGAAGAACTAAAAAATGTTAGAGTAAAACCTCCGGTTCGTATGGGTGATGTAATTAAAGAAAACATTGCAGGAACGGGGATAAATATTATTGCTTCAAGAAGTTATAATTAAACTCTATGGAGATTAGCTGAAGGTTATAAACCTTCAGCTAAAAATAAAAAAATAGGGGGTTTTTTTATGAAAAAATTAATTAATAATCCTGAATTTGTCGTGGAAGAAATGCTTCAGGGTATGGTGAAGGCTTATCCGCAGTATGTTAAAAAGCTTGAAGGCTATAATGTAATAGTAAGAAAGGATGCACCGGTAAAAGGGAAAGTAGCACTTGTTTCCGGTGGTGGCAGCGGTCATGAACCTTCACACGCTGGTTTTGTAGGCAAAGGTATGCTGGATGCCGGCGTAGCAGGAAATGTTTTTACTTCTCCAACTCCAGATCAGATTTTTGAAGCAATAAAAGCTGTTGATGGTGGGGCTGGTGTACTATTGATTATTAAAAACTATACCGGTGATGTAATGAATTTTGAAATGGCAGGGGAAATGGCGCAAACAGAGGGAATAAATGTTGCAAGCGTAATAGTAAATGATGACGTAGCTGTAGAAAATTCTACTTATACAGTAGGTAGGAGGGGTATTGCGGGTACCGTATTTGTGCATAAAATAGCAGGTGCAAAGGCTCAAGCAGGTGGAACATTAGAAGAAGTTAAAGCTGTAGCGGAAAAGGTTATAAAAAATGTAAGAAGTATGGGAATGGCCCTTACTCCGTGCATAGTTCCGGCTGCTGGAAAGCCTAATTTTACTTTGGCTGATGATGAAATGGAAATAGGTATGGGAATTCATGGAGAGCCCGGAACAATGAGGACTAAATTGATGAAGGCCGATGAAGTAGTAGATCATCTTATGTCAAAGATATTAAAAGATTTACCGTATAATTCGGGAGATGAAGTAGCTGTAATGATAAACGGTCTTGGCGGGACTCCATTGATGGAACTTTTTATTATGAATAAGAGAGTAAGTGAAATTTTAGATCAAAATGGAATAAAAGTATATAAGACCTTCGTTGGAGAATATATGACATCGTTAGAAATGGCTGGAGGGTCCATTACCCTTTTAAAATTGGATGATGAATTGAAAGAACTTTTGGATGCACCTGCAGATACACCAGCATTTAAACAGTTATAATAACCGAAAGGAGTATATGGAAAATGCCTGTAACTGCAAAAGA
Coding sequences within:
- the glpK gene encoding glycerol kinase GlpK, with the protein product MAKYVMALDQGTTSSRAIIFDENGSIISVAQKEFTQIYPKPGWVEHDPMEIWGTQIGVAKEALEKARLVPEDIAAIGITNQRETTIVWDKNTGKPVYNAIVWQCRRTAPICDELKEKGLAETIRKKTGLVVDAYFSGTKIKWILDNVEGVREKAQKGEVLFGNVDTWLIWNLTGGKVHVTDYSNASRTMIFNIHKLDWDDDILKELNIPRAMLPEVKPSSFVYGYTEPEVFGAKVPIAGDAGDQQAALFGQPCYKPGMAKNTYGTGCFMLMNTGEKAVASESGLLTTIAWGVDGKVEYALEGSIFIAGAVVQWLRDELRIIDTSAQSEEYATKVPDTNGVYLVPAFVGLGAPYWDMYARGTIVGLTRGAKREHIIRAALESIAYQTKDVLEAMQKDSGINLTALKVDGGAVANNFLMQFQADILGVPVARPRVTETTALGAAYLAGLAVGYWNSMDEIAKKWQIDREFKPVMEEETRNKLYTGWKKAVKRALDWEKE
- a CDS encoding NAD(P)/FAD-dependent oxidoreductase; the encoded protein is MKDVVIIGGGVVGTAIAYELGKYNLDVVLLEKGDDVASGTTKANSAIIHAGYDAKPGTLKAKLNVRGNFLFSKICEELDVPFKRIGSLVLAFNDEEIKEIENLLERGKINGIPQIEIIGKEDILKMEPNVNKEVKAALFAKTAGIICPYELAQAFGENAFLNGVEFKFNSPVIGIEKLKDGFIVKTTHEDIHARFIINAAGVYADEIARMANAEEYKIIPRKGEYLLFDKSVGNIVNKVLFPTPTKISKGILVSPTVDGNFFIGPNSNNQESKEDTSVTLEGIEEIIKGAQRLVPNIPLKSVITSFAGIRAVAETDDFVINASQKVKGFINAGGIQSPGLSAAPAIAEMVIEILKDEGLQLNYKQNYICGRPKKFRFRELTNEQRKKLIEENPDFGHIVCRCETVTKAEIIDAIRRPLGAKSLDAVKRRTRAGMGRCQGGFCSPRIAEILSKELNIEQTQVTKFGPGSEILKGRVKEFEIEGGGHLAE
- a CDS encoding NAD(P)/FAD-dependent oxidoreductase, with amino-acid sequence MQNRELVIIGGGPAGLSAAVEAKNQGIKDVLVIDRESELGGILKQCIHTGFGLHIFNEELTGPEYAERFIQKVKDLGIEFKLNTMVIELTEDKRIIAVNPEEGLIEIQAKAVILAMGCRERTRGAINIPGSRPAGIFTAGTAQRYVNIEGYMPGKEIVILGSGDIGLIMARRLTLEGAKVKCVVEIMPYSNGLTRNIVQCLEDYNIPLILSHTVVNIHGTKRVEGVMIAKVDDNLKPIKGTEQFISCDTLLLSVGLIPENELSKMAKVEINEITGGPIVDESMQTSVEGIFACGNVLHVHDLVDFVTMEAQLAAKGAARYIKDGKLSAKNIKIIPDKNIRYVIPNFIDKENIIDGKQKFFMRSTLPFEKCLLVIESEKGIIKKKTLRHVKPSEMINIELKKEEILAEEFMKFFIEEGDLNA
- a CDS encoding DUF1667 domain-containing protein, translating into MLKEKTVTCIVCPTGCRIKVTFEDKKIKEIAGNQCKRGFDYAKEEVISPKRMLTTTVFLENGELLPVKTEKPIPKELLFKAMEELKNVRVKPPVRMGDVIKENIAGTGINIIASRSYN
- the dhaK gene encoding dihydroxyacetone kinase subunit DhaK, yielding MKKLINNPEFVVEEMLQGMVKAYPQYVKKLEGYNVIVRKDAPVKGKVALVSGGGSGHEPSHAGFVGKGMLDAGVAGNVFTSPTPDQIFEAIKAVDGGAGVLLIIKNYTGDVMNFEMAGEMAQTEGINVASVIVNDDVAVENSTYTVGRRGIAGTVFVHKIAGAKAQAGGTLEEVKAVAEKVIKNVRSMGMALTPCIVPAAGKPNFTLADDEMEIGMGIHGEPGTMRTKLMKADEVVDHLMSKILKDLPYNSGDEVAVMINGLGGTPLMELFIMNKRVSEILDQNGIKVYKTFVGEYMTSLEMAGGSITLLKLDDELKELLDAPADTPAFKQL